From Strigops habroptila isolate Jane chromosome 10, bStrHab1.2.pri, whole genome shotgun sequence, one genomic window encodes:
- the FAM89A gene encoding protein FAM89A → MSGPGLLGPGGGAGLPPLPKSLSGLLNSSSSGGGGQGGRWRDLERLYAQKSRIQDELSGGGRGSPRPPKPPNLDAALALLRKEMVGLRQLDMSLLCQLYSLYESIQEYKGACQADSNADCTYAMENGFFDEEEEYF, encoded by the exons ATGAGCGGGCCGGGGTTGCTGGGGCCCGGTGGCGGTGCGGGGCTGCCGCCGCTGCCCAAGAGCCTGAGCGGGCTGCTgaactcctcctcctccggcggcggcggccaGGGCGGGCGCTGGCGGGACCTGGAGCGGCTCTACGCGCAGAAGTCCCGCATCCAGGACGAGCtgagcggcggcggccggggctCGCCGCGCCCGCCCAAGCCTCCCAACCTGGACGCGGCGCTGGCCCTGCTCCGCAAGGAGATG GTTGGCCTTCGGCAGCTAGATATGTCACTGCTGTGTCAGCTGTACTCCCTGTATGAATCCATTCAAGAATACAAAGGTGCTTGCCAAGCTGACTCTAATGCAGACTGCACGTATGCTATGGAAAATGGTTTTTTTGATGAAGAAGAGGAATACTTCTAG